The stretch of DNA TCGAGGCCACGGGCCGTGCCGAGAGCGGTCACCACCGCGGTGTCGTCGATCGCCTTGATCGCGTCGGCCACGGCCAGGGCCGGTTCGATGTGCCCGGCGGTACCACCGCCGGCCACGATCACCGACAGGGTGGACTTGTCGCCGTTCACCTACGAAATCCTCGCTCTCCTGCTCGGCCACCCGAGCTTCGCTGTTGACGTGCACCGCGTTCGGGGGTGCGGCCCGTGCCGCGTTCGGGGCGGCCCTTCTCGTATGTGATGCTGCGGGTCCGCGGGGCCATCTCGCGACCGGCCCGGCGACGCGCCTCGGCCCGGCGCACCGCCTCCGCGCGCGCCGCGTCCGCCCGCACCGGTGAATACGCCTCCGGTTTGCGGAGCCGCAGCAGACGACCGAACGGGCCGTCCTGCCCCGAGTGCAGCGCCGCGACCGCCTCCGGTTCGTGCCGGGCCGCGTTGGCGACGAGACCGAACATGAACAGTGTGGTGGCCGTCGACGTTCCGCCCGCCGACACCAGCGGCAACTGCAGGCCGGTGACGGGGAGCAGCCCGATCACGTAGCCCACGTTGATGAACGCCTGACCGGTGATCCACACCGTTGCCGTTCCGGTGAGCAACCGGAGGAACGGGTCGGCGGATCGGGCCGCGATGCGCAGGCCCGTGTACACGAACAGCCCGAACAGGCCGAGGACGGCGGCGCCGCCGAGGTATCCGAGTTCCTCGCCGATGATCGCGAAGATGAAGTCGTTGTGCGCGTTCGGCAGGTAGCTCCACTTCGCGCGGCTCTGCCCCAGCCCCCGTCCGAGGATCCCGCCGTCCGCGAGCGAATACATCGCCTGCCGCGACTGGTATCCGATGCCCTGCGGGTCGGAACCGGGGTTGAGGAACTCGCGGACGCGAGCGGACCGGTAGCCGGCGGTGAGCGCGAGGATCACGATTCCGGCGACGCCGGTGCCGACGATGGCGACGAACAGCTTCAGCGGCAGTCCCGCGAACCACAGCAGCGCCATCAGGATGATGGCCAGCGAGACCGTCGTACCGAGGTCGGGCTGCAGGATGATCAGGACGAACGCGACGAGAGCGGCCGGAACCAGCGGAACCAGCATGTCCCGGACGCTGGAGATGTC from Rhodococcus opacus B4 encodes:
- the ftsW gene encoding putative lipid II flippase FtsW → MTSAGARTRRVPEGQRSPARTAAAPGVAKRAPSSPRTRTAPPRSPRTRIGAWLSRPLASFHLVVTIAFLLTVLGLVMVLSSSSVEAYASDGSAYTLFTRQTLFAALGLCLFYAALQIPVRVMRALSFPAFAITIILLVLVLIPGIGTVSQGTRGWFVVAGFSLQPAELTKIALAVWGAHILASRRSDISSVRDMLVPLVPAALVAFVLIILQPDLGTTVSLAIILMALLWFAGLPLKLFVAIVGTGVAGIVILALTAGYRSARVREFLNPGSDPQGIGYQSRQAMYSLADGGILGRGLGQSRAKWSYLPNAHNDFIFAIIGEELGYLGGAAVLGLFGLFVYTGLRIAARSADPFLRLLTGTATVWITGQAFINVGYVIGLLPVTGLQLPLVSAGGTSTATTLFMFGLVANAARHEPEAVAALHSGQDGPFGRLLRLRKPEAYSPVRADAARAEAVRRAEARRRAGREMAPRTRSITYEKGRPERGTGRTPERGARQQRSSGGRAGERGFRR